A portion of the Colius striatus isolate bColStr4 chromosome 1, bColStr4.1.hap1, whole genome shotgun sequence genome contains these proteins:
- the POU4F1 gene encoding POU domain, class 4, transcription factor 1 isoform X1: MMSMNSKQPHFAMHPTLPEHKYPSLHSSSEAIRRACLPTPPLQSNIFASLDETLLARAEALAAVDIAVSQGKSHPFKPDATYHTMNSVPCTSTSTVPLAHHHHHHHHHHQALEPGDLLDHITSPSLALMPGGGGGGGGGGGHDGAGGGGGGGAGGGGGSGGGGGGGGGLISTSAHPHSHMHGLGHLSHPAAMNMPSGLPHPGLVAAHHGAAGQVASAAAVVGAAGLASICDSDTDPRELEAFAERFKQRRIKLGVTQADVGSALANLKIPGVGSLSQSTICRFESLTLSHNNMIALKPILQAWLEEAEGAQREKMNKPELFNGGEKKRKRTSIAAPEKRSLEAYFAVQPRPSSEKIAAIAEKLDLKKNVVRVWFCNQRQKQKRMKFSATY, encoded by the exons ATGATGTCCATGAACAGCAAACAGCCGCATTTTGCCATGCATCCCACCCTACCTGAGCACAAATACCCCTCGCTACACTCCAGCTCGGAAGCAATAAGAAGAGCATGTCTACCAACTCCACCG ctgcagagcaatATCTTCGCCAGCCTCGATGAGACCCTGCTGGCGCGGGCCGAGGCTCTGGCCGCCGTCGACATCGCTGTCTCTCAGGGCAAGAGCCACCCGTTCAAGCCAGACGCCACCTACCACACCATGAACAGCGTGCCCTGCACCTCCACCTCCACCGTGCCCCTGgcgcaccaccaccaccaccaccaccatcaccaccagGCGCTGGAGCCTGGCGACCTCCTCGACCACATCACCTCCCCCTCCCTAGCCCTCATGCCCGGCGGaggcggcggaggcggcggcggcggcggccacgacggggcgggcggcggcggcggcggcggggccggcggcggcgggggcagcggcggcggcggcggcggcggtggcggcctCATCTCCACCTCGGCCCATCCACACTCGCACATGCACGGCCTGGGCCACCTCTCGCACCCGGCCGCCATGAACATGCCGTCGGGGCTGCCGCACCCGGGGCTGGTGGCGGCGCACCATGGGGCCGCGGGGCAGGTGGCCTCGGCGGCGGCAGTGGTTGGAGCGGCCGGCCTGGCCTCCATCTGCGATTCAGACACGGACCCGCGGGAGCTGGAGGCCTTCGCCGAACGCTTCAAGCAGCGCCGCATCAAGCTGGGGGTGACCCAGGCCGACGTGGGCTCGGCGCTGGCCAACCTGAAGATCCCGGGGGTGGGGTCCCTCAGCCAGAGCACCATCTGCCGCTTCGAGTCCCTCACCCTCTCCCACAACAACATGATCGCCCTCAAGCCCATCCTGCAGgcctggctggaggaggccgagGGTGCCCAGCGGGAAAAAATGAACAAGCCCGAGCTCTTCAACGGGGGCGAGAAGAAGCGCAAGCGGACTTCCATCGCCGCCCCGGAGAAGCGCTCATTGGAGGCTTACTTCGCCGTCCAGCCCCGGCCCTCCTCCGAGAAGATCGCTGCCATCGCCGAGAAATTGGACCTCAAAAAGAACGTGGTGCGGGTTTGGTTTTGCAACCAGAGACAGAAGCAGAAACGGATGAAATTTTCGGCCACCTACTAG
- the POU4F1 gene encoding POU domain, class 4, transcription factor 1 isoform X2, producing the protein MMSMNSKQPHFAMHPTLPEHKYPSLHSSSEAIRRACLPTPPLQSNIFASLDETLLARAEALAAVDIAVSQGKSHPFKPDATYHTMNSVPCTSTSTVPLAHHHHHHHHHHQALEPGDLLDHITSPSLALIGGGGGGGGGLISTSAHPHSHMHGLGHLSHPAAMNMPSGLPHPGLVAAHHGAAGQVASAAAVVGAAGLASICDSDTDPRELEAFAERFKQRRIKLGVTQADVGSALANLKIPGVGSLSQSTICRFESLTLSHNNMIALKPILQAWLEEAEGAQREKMNKPELFNGGEKKRKRTSIAAPEKRSLEAYFAVQPRPSSEKIAAIAEKLDLKKNVVRVWFCNQRQKQKRMKFSATY; encoded by the exons ATGATGTCCATGAACAGCAAACAGCCGCATTTTGCCATGCATCCCACCCTACCTGAGCACAAATACCCCTCGCTACACTCCAGCTCGGAAGCAATAAGAAGAGCATGTCTACCAACTCCACCG ctgcagagcaatATCTTCGCCAGCCTCGATGAGACCCTGCTGGCGCGGGCCGAGGCTCTGGCCGCCGTCGACATCGCTGTCTCTCAGGGCAAGAGCCACCCGTTCAAGCCAGACGCCACCTACCACACCATGAACAGCGTGCCCTGCACCTCCACCTCCACCGTGCCCCTGgcgcaccaccaccaccaccaccaccatcaccaccagGCGCTGGAGCCTGGCGACCTCCTCGACCACATCACCTCCCCCTCCCTAGCCCTCAT cggcggcggcggcggcggcggtggcggcctCATCTCCACCTCGGCCCATCCACACTCGCACATGCACGGCCTGGGCCACCTCTCGCACCCGGCCGCCATGAACATGCCGTCGGGGCTGCCGCACCCGGGGCTGGTGGCGGCGCACCATGGGGCCGCGGGGCAGGTGGCCTCGGCGGCGGCAGTGGTTGGAGCGGCCGGCCTGGCCTCCATCTGCGATTCAGACACGGACCCGCGGGAGCTGGAGGCCTTCGCCGAACGCTTCAAGCAGCGCCGCATCAAGCTGGGGGTGACCCAGGCCGACGTGGGCTCGGCGCTGGCCAACCTGAAGATCCCGGGGGTGGGGTCCCTCAGCCAGAGCACCATCTGCCGCTTCGAGTCCCTCACCCTCTCCCACAACAACATGATCGCCCTCAAGCCCATCCTGCAGgcctggctggaggaggccgagGGTGCCCAGCGGGAAAAAATGAACAAGCCCGAGCTCTTCAACGGGGGCGAGAAGAAGCGCAAGCGGACTTCCATCGCCGCCCCGGAGAAGCGCTCATTGGAGGCTTACTTCGCCGTCCAGCCCCGGCCCTCCTCCGAGAAGATCGCTGCCATCGCCGAGAAATTGGACCTCAAAAAGAACGTGGTGCGGGTTTGGTTTTGCAACCAGAGACAGAAGCAGAAACGGATGAAATTTTCGGCCACCTACTAG